The following are encoded together in the Poseidonibacter lekithochrous genome:
- a CDS encoding UDP-2,3-diacylglucosamine diphosphatase, translating into MKYKSIFISDVHLGTRFSKAKNLLNFLKHNESENLILVGDIIDGWAIRRKFVWPQTHSDVIQKVLKKARKGTKVHFITGNHDEFLRPFVPLILGDSLNISNELDYNSINGKKYYITHGDFFDSITMTKKWLAILGDYGYDLLLYLNAILNFIRNKIGIKKYWSLSKYVKDSVKSSVSFISDFESVLSTHAKNKGYDGIICGHIHKAEIRDIDGIEYLNCGDWVESCTAIVETLEGEFKIINWSDK; encoded by the coding sequence ATGAAATACAAAAGCATTTTTATATCAGACGTACATCTAGGAACTAGATTTTCAAAAGCAAAAAACCTATTAAACTTCTTGAAGCACAATGAAAGTGAAAACCTCATCTTAGTTGGAGATATTATTGATGGTTGGGCAATTAGAAGAAAATTTGTATGGCCTCAAACTCATTCAGATGTAATTCAAAAAGTTTTAAAAAAAGCTAGAAAAGGTACAAAAGTTCATTTTATTACTGGTAACCACGATGAGTTTTTAAGACCTTTTGTTCCCCTTATTCTAGGTGACTCTCTAAATATCTCAAATGAACTTGACTACAACTCTATAAATGGTAAAAAATACTACATTACCCATGGGGATTTTTTTGATTCAATTACAATGACAAAAAAATGGTTAGCGATTTTGGGTGATTATGGTTATGACTTACTTTTATATTTAAATGCTATTTTAAATTTCATTAGAAACAAAATAGGAATCAAAAAATATTGGTCACTATCCAAGTACGTAAAAGATTCTGTGAAGTCCTCGGTTTCTTTTATTAGTGACTTTGAATCAGTATTATCAACTCATGCAAAAAATAAAGGATATGATGGTATTATATGTGGACATATTCATAAAGCTGAAATAAGAGATATAGATGGGATTGAATACCTAAATTGTGGGGATTGGGTTGAATCTTGTACTGCTATTGTTGAAACTTTAGAGGGTGAATTCAAAATAATAAATTGGTCAGATAAATGA
- a CDS encoding patatin-like phospholipase family protein — MIDNLAIALGGGAARGAFHLGVLHYCEENNISINAYSGSSIGSIISASHASGVKAKEQLKIFASKDVRQALKFNYFRNGLLKIDATNKIIKDLLPIENLEDIPKPVYVNAYDVKEKKLHYFNSGNTIDLCMASSALVPIFKPVKYKGMYLIDGGLFDNVPIKPLMDKNYEIYSVDLFPKAHKHTSKKLNPIKALKRKVLKQLHENHKHSIANTTHYLGSHHIRGFSLFTFKELDECFKLGFKEAQNHFLDIL, encoded by the coding sequence ATGATAGATAATTTAGCAATTGCATTAGGTGGAGGAGCTGCACGTGGAGCTTTTCACTTAGGAGTATTACATTATTGTGAAGAGAACAATATTAGTATAAATGCTTATAGTGGTTCTTCAATTGGTAGTATAATATCTGCTTCACATGCTAGTGGAGTAAAAGCAAAAGAACAACTAAAAATCTTTGCATCAAAAGATGTAAGACAAGCTTTAAAATTTAACTATTTTAGAAATGGTTTACTTAAAATCGACGCAACTAATAAAATCATAAAAGACCTACTTCCTATAGAAAACCTAGAAGATATTCCAAAACCAGTTTATGTAAATGCTTATGATGTAAAAGAGAAAAAACTCCATTATTTTAATAGTGGAAATACTATTGATTTATGTATGGCTTCATCTGCATTGGTACCCATTTTTAAACCTGTAAAATATAAAGGTATGTATTTAATTGATGGAGGATTATTTGATAATGTTCCAATTAAACCCCTAATGGATAAAAATTATGAAATTTATAGCGTAGATTTATTTCCAAAAGCACATAAGCATACTAGTAAAAAACTAAACCCAATTAAAGCCTTAAAAAGAAAAGTTTTAAAACAATTACATGAGAATCATAAACACTCTATTGCTAATACAACCCACTATTTGGGAAGTCATCATATTAGAGGTTTTTCTCTCTTCACTTTTAAGGAGTTAGATGAGTGTTTTAAGCTTGGTTTTAAAGAGGCTCAAAATCATTTTTTAGATATACTATAA